The sequence AACAATGTAGTTATCTTGATCACACTGCAGATCTTTgattttactgactatattttgacttCTGAACACCGAAAACTATTTTGAAAAacaaaggattttttttattttatcatcgAGAAACCCTGCTAACTAATGATATACACTGTTCGTACTGTTCAGAATAGCGGATATCAATGGTGACTTTTGTGTACTTTAAACTGGGAACGCAATTTTAGGGTCTGTGGCTCTAAATTCCGATCATTGCTTTTCAGAATGCAATTTTACATAAGTAACCTTTGCACGTCATGACAACTGTCATCTTAATCAAGGTTTTTATTTATCATATACATATAACGTCATAcagtgattttcgatttgtatcgtaatgccttagtttacgaaagttcaggtttgatttgattgcatctcttgcttgatttcagcatgccagaaaagagaaactggcagtgaaaggGAGAAAGTCCTTGCAGTTTGGTCCAGTGCGATGGACGATGACGTAgtccaaacttggaaaaataacacaagttCACCTTTAAGTAATGATCCTTTTGAATtgctgcaaattgcagtgcatGTATCCACAGCaacttttgacttttgaaatgatgggctgtgctattctgtggctaaaagccagactcttaaaaTATTCTCCATTCACCAGGAAaatgttacaaccagcctgcaacATAACAGGACGTTCACCAGTATTTTATCAGTGATCTaggctggtatgatcacaaaacgtaTAAACATATAATTTATACTTTCGAGAAGATGAGATAGCCTCCCTCATGACCATGTTACACTTTCTGATtccatcttctatcatagacagcagcttctcatAACAAGACATGTCCATCCTAACGGAGTACCAAAATTCTTGCAGACCTTCGGGCCTCAGTTCTTTCAGTAACAGTGAATATATTCCCCTGACCTCgtcccttcttttcagccagggtcGAACCCAACAACGGCTGACTTTTCGTTTTCGTTGCCGTTGTGCTCTAATCCGAATATTTACCGTCAATaccagggcaatagctccaaaaacaagtggatcctACATGTGCAATATGCTGTATACATGTAAAtttctatataccgggtgatcaaaaagtcggtataaatttgaaaacttaataaaccacggaataatgtagatagagaagattgattgagtaacgtgttgtggaccgacgaagctcatttcacgctccgagggtctgtcaacgcccacaactgcagacattggcctaccgaaaatcctagaactgtcgtggaaactccattgcacgacaagaaagtcatggtatgggttggatttcccacatctaccgttatcgggcctttttttcttcgaggaaatgcgtgattctggttttgtaacttctaccgtgacgggtgagaggtacgccaatatgttacagaatcgcatcatccccagcctggctgataaacacctgctggaatgtacgatgtttatgcaggatgacgatccaccccatattgctagacgcgtgaaagatctcttgcgcacgtcgtttggtgatgatcgtgtgctcagccgccactttcgtcatgcttggcctcccaggtccccagacctcatctgtgcgattattagctttggggttacctgaagtcgcaagtgtatcgtgatcgagcagcatctctagggatcctgaaagacaacatccgacgcaattgcctcaccgtaactccggacgtgctttaagtgctgttcacaacattgttcctcgactacagctattgttgaggaatgatggtggacatattgagcatttcctgtaaagaacatcatctttgttttttgtcttactttgttatgctaattattgctattctgatcagattaagcaccatctgtcggacattttttttgaacttttgtatttttttggttctaataaaaccctatgtcattccaagccttTGTGTCAGGttgtacctctgtatctatattattccgtgatttattcagttttcaaaaatatactgactttttgatcacctggtacatgtaCGTGTGTAACCAAGAGTCGTAATATAAAACTGtcgagtctgtaattcagaacagtactaaTATACATAAGCGAAAAACAAAGGCTTCTGGTGAGTATGTTATGAACCAGCTGTAACATCTTGACGTTCTTTCGACTTTCACGTGCCATATAGTGTGACTACTCaggaattcctctgaccttcgatGTTCCAAAACGTGGCAGGACGTtgggagtgtctcccgacagtacgcacttggctgtttAGACGTTTACTGACCGGAAGTTGGTTTCACGTGACGAGGCATCCTGTTCGAAGACGCCATTCATGTTGATGTTTGCCTTGTGCTCCATTTAACTGCTTTCGTTGTTTGTTGCTGCTTCTTGTTATTTCGTTGCTGCTGTTCCgttttgttattgtttcttgttattgtttAGTTTGTTTTAACAAACATGAGTGATTCCCAAGAAACGCTCTATAAGTGTGAGGAATGCAGTTCAGAGTTTACGCCCATATGAGGAAAGTTCATGAACTTGATATCCATGTGTCTAAAAAAGGAAAAGGCAGTGAATTGTGTCCCCAGTGCGGAATTGCATTTATGAGATGCAGTTCATTAAAACGTCATCAAATAACTGCATGGCATGAAGTCGGAGGAAAACAGTCGGAAATGCCGCATTATTTGCCCACAGTGCTCTCTCTCGTTTCTCACCTATGACACACTGAGAACACATATTCAAGAGAACCATGACGTTAGTTTTGAGTGCCAGGAGATAGAATTTGGTTGTCTTGCAGGTTTGTTTTTTACATTTATTGTGTTAGTCACGTTTTAGTAAATTTTGTTGATCCCAAGTACATGACTTAAAAATACTGCCTTaacattttttcagattttgaaGAGTGGAAAATTTCTTACGAAAAAGTAAACCATGTTCGTTATGTAATGAACTGTTCGGAGCAGGAGCGACTAGAAAAACGTGTTCGATATTACCACTGCCATCGCTCTTTCAATTTCAATTCTAAAGGAACAGGTGCCAGGTGTGTCAAAAGTATGGGCATGAATAAAATAGGCAGTACTTGTCCATCCAACATGCAAGTGACAATAACAGAGGACAAATgctgcttaaaatttttccaaaacaTATGGGACACACCCAAGATGTTGGAAGAACATTTCTGCATGGGAACGAGAGGGCAGagttggcaggtaaaatggattatgttacacttatgtacatgaaacatgaaattatcaaatttatttgtgtGAACAGACGTAGGGTCTATCAATGTGCTTCatttttatttccctttttttttcttttttcaggacgGCTGTCACAGGGTGTTCCTGTTGGACGAGTCTTACAAGATGTCCGAAGTGCACCAATCGCTGCAATGTGGAGAGAATCCATCTCCTTGAGAAAAAAGATTTGCATAATATAAAAAGGGATTTTGATATTGGTTATGCAACGAAGAAGCATGAAAATGATGCAGTGAGTGTGAAATTGTGGgttgaagaaatgaagagacaaagtGACAACCCAGTACTGTATTTCAAGCAGCAAAAACAAGTGGATCCTAATTTTCAAGATGAAGACTTCATTCTTATTATAATGACAGACTTTCAGGCCGAACAACTTCTAAAGTATGGAGAAGATAAAATATGTGTGGATGGCACTCATGGCATGACTGCATACGATTTTCAACTTTTTACTATTGTCGTTGTTGATAGATATGGTGCTGGAATGCCAgttgcattttgtttttcaaataggGGAGACTGTGCTTACtgtctttttatttcaaatgtgtgtgagaaagGGTGGGCACTGTAAAGACCAATGTGTTTATGTCTGATGATGCACCAGCATTTTATAATGCATGGTCAGCAGTAATGGGACCTGCGCCAAACCAGTTGCTGTGTTCTTGGCATATACAACGGA comes from Schistocerca piceifrons isolate TAMUIC-IGC-003096 chromosome 8, iqSchPice1.1, whole genome shotgun sequence and encodes:
- the LOC124712125 gene encoding uncharacterized protein LOC124712125 gives rise to the protein MAKILDSQPGKFGNFCTIHQIVDEMNAEMHQQQKQHYFEEWKISYEKVNHVRYVMNCSEQERLEKRVRYYHCHRSFNFNSKGTGARCVKSMGMNKIGSTCPSNMQVTITEDKCCLKFFQNIWDTPKMLEEHFCMGTRGQSWQDGCHRVFLLDESYKMSEVHQSLQCGENPSP